One Anopheles marshallii chromosome 3, idAnoMarsDA_429_01, whole genome shotgun sequence genomic region harbors:
- the LOC128715595 gene encoding V-type proton ATPase subunit D 1: MSSKDRIPIFPSRGAQMQMKARLAGAHKGHGLLKKKADALQMRFRMILSKIIETKTLMGEVMKEAAFSLAEAKFASGDFNQVVLQNVTKAQIKIRTKKDNVAGVTLPVFESYQDGSDTYELTGLAKGGQQLQKLKKNYQSAVKLLVELASLQTSFVTLDEVIKITNRRVNAIEHVIIPRIDRTLAYIISELDELEREEFYRLKKIQDKKRIAKKKAEEKRAALLQEGIDVRNQANILDEGDDDILF; this comes from the exons ATGTCATCTAAGGATCGGATCCCTATTTTCCCATCGCGAGG CGCCCAAATGCAAATGAAGGCTCGCCTTGCAGGTGCCCACAAGGGTCACGGGCTTTTAAAGAAGAAGGCAGATGCGCTCCAGATGCGTTTCAGAATGATTTTAAGTAAAATTATCGAG ACTAAGACATTGATGGGTGAAGTAATGAAAGAAGCGGCTTTCTCACTAGCAGAGGCGAAATTTGCTTCGGGTGATTTCAACCAAGTCGTATTACAAAACGTCACCAAGGCCCAAATCAAGATTCGTACCAAAAAGGATAACGTTGCTGGAGTTACGCTGCCAGTTTTCGAATCTTATCAAGATGGTTCGGACACCTACGAACTGACCGGTTTGGCAAAGGGAGGACAACAGctccaaaaattgaaaaagaacTACCAAAGCGCTGTTAAGTTGCTAGTAGAGTTGGCATCGCTTCAAACGTCGTTCGTTACATTAGACGAGGTCATCAAAATCACCAATCGTCGTGTAAATGCAATCGAGCATG TTATTATACCTAGAATCGACCGCACACTGGCATACATCATCTCAGAGCTGGATGAATTGGAACGCGAAGAATTCTATCGTTTGAAGAAGATTCAG GACAAGAAACGTATCGCCAAGAAGAAAGCGGAAGAAAAACGGGCAGCTCTGTTGCAAGAAGGCATAGATGTGCGCAACCAAGCAAACATCTTAGACGAAGGCGACGATGATATTCTGTTCTAA
- the LOC128715322 gene encoding protein Malvolio, producing the protein MNFEKSTSPRNNNVGDKSASQTSSTATTPSSSNSLIEPSEDSTLNNASSIFYGGERGGSGADARDFSFRELWAFTGPGFLMSIAYLDPGNIESDLQSGIVAKYSLLWVLLGATLLGLAMQRLAVKIGVVTGLDLAEMCHKQYKTVPRLILWLMVEVAIIGSDMQEVIGTAIAIYLLSYKRIPLYVGVLITVLDTMCFLFLDKYKLRRLELFFGFLITTMAISFGYQYIISDTPQMEVIKGMFIPWSSDYRPGTLLQAVGIIGAVIMPHNLYLHSALVKSRAINRNEVKEVKKANRYYFIEASIALAVSFVINVFVVSVFAHDLYGKTNQDVIDRCSNSSFSDDILQAFTANNATADINIYKGGLVLGCFYGVLSMYIWAIGILAAGQSSTMTGTYAGQFAMEGFLNLQWARWKRVLFTRTVAIMPAFYVAFFSRLEDLTKMNDILNAVMALQLPFAAIPTVAFSSSVALMKKEFVNRTIEKAISITLSFTVIGINLYFIITNLQQVNLTAFMIIAVVIFGTFYIAFNVYLILHMMVNLGNKSLATNSLVKRYILDDVDLFSNMATIDNGL; encoded by the exons ATGAATTTCGAAAAATCCACTTCTCCCCGTAACAACAATGTGGGCGATAAATCTGCTAGTCAAACTTCTTCAACAGCTACAACACCTAGTTCTAGTAATAGTTTAATTGAACCTTCCGAAGATTCTACCTTAAACAATGCATCGAGCATATTTTATGGAGGAGAGCGTGGTGGATCTGGTGCCGATGCG AGAGATTTCAGCTTTCGAGAATTATGGGCGTTTACTGGGCCGGGTTTTTTGATGTCTATCGCTTATCTGGATCCGGGAAACATCGAATCGGACCTGCAGAGCGGAATTGTAGCCAAATACAGTTTGCTATGGGTGCTACTTGGAGCAACGCTGCTAGGATTGGCAATGCAACGATTGGCTGTGAA AATTGGAGTTGTTACAGGATTGGATCTAGCGGAGATGTGCcataaacaatacaaaactgtGCCTCGGTTGATACTTTGGCTGATGGTAGAAGTTGCTATCATTGGCTCTGATATGCAGGAAGTCATTGGTACGGCAATAGCCATCTATCTTCTCTCGTACAAACG GATACCTTTGTACGTTGGCGTATTGATAACCGTATTAGACACTATGTGCTTTCTGTTTTTGGATAAGTATAAATTGAGGCGGTTGGAACtattttttggtttccttATTACAACAATGGCGATATCATTCGGTTATCAA TACATCATCAGTGATACACCACAAATGGAAGTAATCAAGGGCATGTTTATCCCTTGGTCATCCGACTATCGGCCCGGTACGCTATTGCAAGCGGTTGGGATAATCGGTGCAGTTATTATGCCGCACAACTTATATTTACATTCAGCGCTGGTGAAG tCTCGAGCAATTAATCGAAACGAAGTAAAAGAGGTGAAGAAAGCCAACCGTTATTACTTTATTGAAGCATCAATAGCGCTTGCTGTATCATTTGTCATTAACGTGTTTGTAGTTTCTGTATTTGCTCATGATTTATATGGAAAGACTAATCAGGATGTG ATCGACCGATGCAGtaattcatcattttcggaTGATATTCTACAAGCGTTTACGGCAAATAATGCTACAGCCGatattaatatttacaaaGGTGGTTTGGTGCTAGGATGTTTTTACGGTGTACTGTCAATGTATATATGGGCAATCGGCATACTAGCGGCTGGTCAAAGTTCCACCATGACTGGCACTTATGCAGGACAGTTTGCAATGGAA GGCTTTCTTAATTTGCAATGGGCGCGTTGGAAACGCGTATTGTTCACCAGAACCGTTGCAATAATGCCGGCATTTTATGTTGCATTCTTCAGCAGACTAGAGGATTTAACCAAAATGAATGACATTTTAAATGCCGTCATGGCTTTGCAACTTCCATTCGCAGCGATACCTACTGTCGCTTTTTCTTCGAGCGTgg CACTAATGAAGAAAGAGTTCGTGAACAGAAC GATAGAGAAAGCCATCTCCATCACTCTCAGTTTTACTGTCATTGGCATAAATCTGTATTTTATTATAACCAATCTGCAACAAGTGAATTTGACTGCTTTTATGATAATTGCCGTGG TCATTTTCGGTACCTTCTACATAGCTTTTAATGTATACCTTATATTACATATGATGGTGAATTTGGGAAACAAATCATTAGCAACCAATTCA ctCGTGAAACGGTATATCTTAGATGATGTTGATCTGTTTTCAAATATGGCAACGATAGATAATGGTTTATGA